The DNA region cttcttcttctaaCTCAACCATTCTGGCTCCAACTAGAGCACAAGGCATGAACAATCTATAGACGCGTTCTCCCGAATATTCAAAGATAAACAACAACAAAGCTGACATAGTTATTCCCAGTGCAAGATTCTTTGTTCCTAAAACTAATAGCACCACCAGAAAGATCTTCAGAAGTGCTATTAACACCATATTTTTGTCAACAGCTTCATCAAGATCAATTCTTTCGCCTTTTTCCTGACAACCCTTTAACTGGGACCCCTGAATTTTGTAACTGGCTGGCAAAGGTGGAGCCATATGAGATGACAAAGGCAAACTCTGAGAAGGAGAGTTAAAATGGGGCTTGGCCACCACTGAAGAAGGCCTCTTCTTCTTGGATGTTTTTATGAACCTTCGACGATTCTTGACAAAAAGATCCACAAGGGAAGTGGGGAAACCAGTCTCCACCATAAGAGGAGTTCGAGAACGAAAATGGTCCTTCACCAATTGTGATATACTtgtcttcttcaacttcttccaTGGAAAAGACATGCTTGGAAATATCCAAATTCAGACACGGTTCAATTCAACAAAAATCTTTTTTCACTTCTAAAATTTTCAGTATCTGAGGAAGTTTAATAGGGAAAATCCAGAGCAAAATCCAAAAAGAGCTGAGACAAGATGCAAAAACATTACAAGGGTCAAGACATTTATAGTTTTGGACTGTTGGGACATGGCATGATCTTGGACAATAATATATAGAGAATGAAGATGTATGTCTGGTCACGCGTAtctatttgaaaaataaagaataggtgTTGGGAAGAAGCAGAGAAGGAGGGGAGGATTTAAAGGAATCTAAATAAATGTTTCAATAAGGCATGTGCAACCTCTAAATCATTAGAGGAAGGTGTTGTGAAGCAGAAAGTGGAAGCACTATGATTGGAAGTGGACAAAGGTCCTACTATGGTGcgtttcctttttctcttttttcttgcttttcaaTGTACCTACAGACAACAACTTTAAGTCTTACAGAAAATAACTTTGTTTTCGTAGTCTTTGTTTGTATTCTTGCTCATGAGTCAATTGCAAGATTGTGATTGTGGAGAGGAGTGAGAAGCTTAGGTAAGAAGCAACATTAGGCCTCATGACACACAAGCTTAATATGAGAAAATATATTCCACTCAAATAATTCCATTACATTtggaatatgaaaatttaaaattaaagcaCTCCCACTTAGAAATTGTCACACTCGtccaattaaaccttttttttttaagacaatcAATAGTTctgtttcctttctttcaagttCCAATCCAAAACCTTGGTTTATGTCTTCAAATACCATGGGAAGGGAAGAGCTCAGTACCTGTCTACAAGACTACAAGAGGAAACCTACGTGCATGATAACACGCCTTGCCATTAATATAAGTCAACGTCGTAGATTGAAAATCAAGTTAGTCATGTTACTCATCAGGAAAAAAAGTTTGTTGTTATGCATTAACCAGATTTTCCTAAATGCCAAACTGGTACAAGATACAATAATTGGCCAACATACAGCCCAATGacaatgataaatacaacctagATGGACTGATGAACACAATGTTTTGCAGCAAAGTTATCTAACCCTtacaaaagttgtcaaaatagTGGCAAATGAAAACAATGGAATGGGATCTCAAAGAAAACAATTCTGACTCTTCTAATAAATAGCGCTTAGTTCTGCGATTCTCCTATATAAAGGGAATCATCTGTTCTTGGCTGATTTTGTTTGTGGTAGCGTTCCAAACACTTTGTCCCAGAAAGAGGAGGTGATGCCAAAACCTTTGTTCTggatacgaaaatgatgattcAAGTGATATTTCTGTGAAAGAAGGCAAAAGATCGCCAGTTAGGATCATAAAACAGGTTAAGAAAGCCGCACATTTTTGAGATTCATAAAATTGAGTAAACTATCAATTCAAAataccacccccccccccccccccgccaaccccaacaaacacacacacaaacaaaaaaaaaaaaaaagaagccagGCAGAGCAATTATTTAGTACCCTAAAGAAGGGATTGAACCACAAACTATAACATGGAACAACAGTCTGAACTCCCAAGTACCACATATGACTAACATAATTTGCAACGCTATCACAAAACTCTGGTTAGTAGTTGAGAAAGCTAAATAAAGAAACCAGCAGGGGTCGAAAAACATCTTCCCAACTGACTAGTTATTGCACCTGACAGAAGACATCATGAAAACTAAGTAATGGAATAACCACAATGAAACCGTTGGACAGGTGTTAACAAACATATCCACTAACCTTAAGACTTTTAGGCACTTCAATTGTTGGTTGTCCATGATGCAAGTAGTAGTGGGTtacatcatacataacataGCCAAATAAACCGCCTCCAAACAGGGCAGGAGCAGTAGAGGGAGTCGCCAGCAATTTAATCAAGTTCCAGAACTGCAATTACAAAGTACGGTATCAAAAGTTGTCGGAAAAGAAAATAGTCATTGTTCTACAGCATATTCGCACAAGTCAGCATTAAGTATAGTCTTGATCAATCTCACACTTGGGGAAAGCAAATAATAAGAACATATGATTTTCAACTAGCAACATTTTGTATATAAACCACCAACTTTGACTAGCTGTTGAAGTAGGCTATAATATTATATTCCTTTAGTTGCTTTGGCCATTTTGACGTTTCCAAAGTCAAACtagatttttttaaatgtgtTTTCATGTGGATTCATGTAATATTTGACGGATAGCATCTAAGTGCTAATtcttttttagtgttttttcttcatttattaTGCAGATAAAAATTGCTTGGCCAAAGTGTAGTTTAACCTCAGAAAACCAAATGAAGCAACAATCAAGGACCAGAGagtaattatgttttatttcaCGAACAGTGGTTTTAACCATTTGAAATTGGGATCTTTAGATTTGTctgaaattataaaataaaataaaaaccaaGGTTCTCAGGTAATATAAAACGACGCAAAGATATGAAATCCAACATACCGGTACAAGGAGAATAGCCGTTGCAGCAGGAGGAAAAACAAGCCGTAGACCATCCATGGGATGCTTATGATGACAGCCATGAAGAAGATAATGAATGGTGTTTCCCCTGTAATAAAACATGAGTTTAAGCACATACAAATAAAGATCCTGAAGAAGAGGGAAACGTCAAGCACAAGAAGTGCAGACATGATACATTCCCTTCTCAGGTTACGAAGAAAAGAACAGTGAGAAGACTCACCAATAGCTTGTTGTATGGATGTGGAAAAGAAAACGGTGAAGAGTGTATTCCAGCAATGTCCAGATGAAAATGCCAAAAGCCACCATCAGTGCCACCTCTGGAACAGTATGACCCATACGGATAGATATGGAGATGCTATAGCACACAACTGGAAGCCATATGGTTGGAATTGCCCACCAAACTGTGCGTGTCAGAAACTGTTTCACAAATAAAAAGTATCAATACCTTGTGTACATAGCGAGATGATGAGAAAATGAATTATCTTACGTGGGGTGGGGTATTTGTGTGGGATGCACTCTAGCAAGTTTTATATCAATCATGTCTGTAAGACATGTATGGCAAATGGAAAATTCAAGctaataaagaaaatgaaaattctAATTGTAACAATACCTCCCAAAAATCACTTTCAAAAAATCGAGGACCTTCCTTGCTGACAATGGGCTGGTGAACCCACTCTTGATAAGCTTCTCCAAGGTGGCCAACCTGAGAGCCCATTTGAGAAGTCAAAACATACAAGTGGTAATAAGATAGTTTATTTACTAATTTCAGTCAGGAATAGAGAGGGTTGGGCCAAGGAAACTGTTAGACATGACAAAGAAGACTTGCAAAAACTTTatcgaacaaaaaaaaaaaaaaaaagaggaagaagaaaaagagtttGCAACAGTTAAACCATAAATAGTTTCCCATCTGAAAGATCATGAGAAGGAAATACATCACCACATTTTATCCCTTTCTACCTCTTTTCTGctattcttttttcattttctgacTACTAGAAGTAGAACAAAGAAATGCCATATGGAGCTCAATAATGACAGAGTGAAATAAAACGAAATGATAAGGCAAATGTCTCTGGTAATTCATATACTGGGATAATCTATTAACATGATGAAAAACCCTGATGATTGGCAGCAAAGAAGATTAAGGGAAAAGATAAACCTTAAAGACACGTGTGCAGATCTAAATAAAAGATACATCCTCCATCCCAAAAAGAATAACAGAGTTTTGAGTACGAGGGTCAAATGTTCTACTTTTCGGCAGACATTCTTAAATTAATGAGAGTGGAAGAAAGTAGTAGAGTAATGACTAAAAATTGAGTATCATAGAGAAAGCATCCCAGAGTTCAAAAGCTAAATAGTTAACGAGTTTGAAGTTTTTACAATTGTAAAAATAATGTATAGAATAACATCATTAGTAGAAGGACATCGAACACTTTGAAATATCCCAAAATGGAAAGAGTGTCATGTAATTTGGAGTGACTGGAGTactatacaacaacaactactactacACCTCAATCCCAAGCAAGTTGGGGGACTTGGAatcggctatatgaatctttATTAACCATGCTGCTTTAACAAAATTCATCCTAGACCCATATTATACAATGATAAAtacaataataacaattagaagtTTCTATATTTCATAGTGGAATATAGATCTCAAATCGGAATAAAAGACACCGAGAAAGCATAAGACCTAGAGTAAACATACTAATATGGCTAAAACATAGTCCCAACTATTGGTAGCTATAAATTACAatctttttataattaaatttttttaaaaaaaaataaatagaagaaaatgtattAAAAACCGTTGACTTGCCAAATGGTAATGGTATCACATAAAATAGGATGGAAGAAAAAATCTGAGGTGTAGACGGTAGAGCTTTACCTGGTATACAAGTGGTTTATCTAAATCCACAATGAAGCCCTGTGCAACCATCCTGGAACTCAGCAGCTAATTGATGGATATACCAAAGGAAACAGAAAGTAGTCAGAACGCTGTAAAGATATGGTTCTACATGATATTTCGTAAAAGTTCAAGAGCACCTATTGAGATGAGAATAGTTCCAATAAAGAAATAGAAGACAGATCATATAGCCATCCAGAAGGAGCCATTTGGCGATTTTATCTGCTTCTTATCAATACAGCATTACATTTGGAAATTTTACTCGCAATACATCTTGGCACTTGGTGAGAAATTCTATTTCTTTGGGCGCTTAAGTTAATCTAACTAAGTAGCTGCTTGATTGACCATGAACGGTGAACAAGATTTCATGTCATATTTACTTCAGTATGCTCTGGGAGAACTATTAACTCAAAAAACATGGCTTGGCCTACTTCATTGCAACTTGTTTTCAAGGGAAATTCTGGAAAACTATGCAAGCATGCATGTCTATGTTTTTAAAGAGATAAGTGTATTAGACCAAGAAAAAACGATACTAAATGTAATAGtaagaatcaagaaaaagaagtgaTAAGTCTCATATAGTCATATGATCGTTTAGCATGTGCCCTATCCCAAGTAGCTACCTCCTAACTTAAAGGTCACATTTTCACAAGGAAAGCGTCAAGAGTAAGAGTGGAGAGTTTATTGCTCTCACTAGATTGAAGTTTTGCTCTCACTAGATTGAAGTTTTACAAACATAAGAttggaaaatcaagaaacttaaAGGGGAAAATGAGGAAGTTATTAGTTACCGAGGAATAGATAAACAGTGGCAAAAAATGGTGCAACTCCGCTTGTTTCTTTTCAGTTCTTAACTACTAGCATTATCTTTTAAATGGCTTAGGCGAACTGGTCTTATTTATCAAGTTGGGGGTCTCATTCAAAGGAAACAACGATAAGAACTTCAGAGAGCCAAAATTTGCAAATAAACAAGCCAGAAAGACGAAGATTTTAGAAAGTATCAAAAGCACAATGGAATCTCAAGAAAAATTCCCTCAAGCACACGACAAAGATTTTCATGACATTCAAGTTTATAGAAGAATGCATCAAATTTTCTGTTAGGTTTAAGAACGCTAATCCAGTATATCAGTGTTAGCATGATTATCAGATTGCGATAAAAGATATACTTGGAAATAATCTCCTTAGGAAAAAATAAGATGAATGTATCAAGAAGCTAAATATACTTGCTGACTTCTGCTAGTTAGTACTTTTAACAGGCGAAGGAGATTCATGCATTCTCCAATTACCTTCAAATTGTCGTTTTTATGTTCTTTCGACCCAAAAAGGAtaacaagaaagaaaatgtaATTGAATTGTTAAATCACACAGTATAATTGGTAGTGTTAGAAACCCCAAGACATGAATTATGCAAAAGCAACTTGCTTTAAACCAAATACTTGGATCAGTCATGAAATTTATTAGCATTTACTTCTACAAGTAAAAAATCATGAATTATATCAGAAGCATATGTTATGGAGACTGGCAAGCTTGTAGGTATGCTGTATATCAATTAAGTTCAGCTAAATATACAATAATCAGGCCAGCATAAAAACACATGAATTTCAAGAATCCAATTTACATTTAAAGAATCAGTTTTTTTCACAAACTATGAACCAAATCCTCAATGCACATTCACCCACCACTTAATTTACACACAAAAAGACATAAATCTTGAAACCCCACATACTAGAACTACAGAGATCTATTTCATAAATGGCCAAAcctcaaccaaaacaaaaaaaagaatcaagaaaataGTTACCAAGAAAAATGCAGGTCAAGCTTGTGATTGTCAGCACAGATTTTTTCTCAATTGAAAGGATCCCAGTGTTTACGCAAGAAAGGACTCTATTTCTCTCTCTATGTGCTGACCTCAAAACCTACAAGTAAACACTACACTGCCAgctatatgatgtgatattttTAAGAGTTCTTTACTGTACCTTTTTCtgttattaattaattttttttaaataagtatCTCATAATAAGCTTTTTTCTGTTTGAAAAAaaagatacatttttatatctaaaaataatttaacttaaaaattcttaataaaataatttataatccCACAAGTATTTATAACTTGTTTTATACCATAAATTTCAAGGTATATCTTACTTATATTTAAATTCTGTGCACAAGTCATACTATGCCACGTTAGGACGTAGGGAATATGTATTTTCCCAAAAGCTTACTTTTACGTTTCTTCAATTTGGTTTTTGAAAGATCTTGGCCGGGAAGAGTTGTTTTAAGGGTAAATTGGGTAAAAAGACGGTCAGCATCTTCTCCCACGGCTGGATTCAAACTGTTGCCAGTCTGGCCAGTCACGAGTACAACTTTTCTTCTATGTCATGGGTACAACTCATGTCAAAAACGGGAAAACCAGTTTGTATTTGTGTCAAATAGTAGCACTTTGTATTTGGTCACTTATACCGTCTGAACGATATTGGGGCTTAAAGTCAAACTTCAGAGAGAACCTCTATTCTTTTTTAATGCAAAGATcgacatatatatttttatttaaaatttacttttttagcttttttatatattaagtcattaaattactattttataaccaatttgttctaacaattctttttcaattgataatatacATAATCCATTCAATTTATCTCGAGACATTGTTTATCTTTAAGACAAAAATGGCCTCCAAAAGGTTGGAGCTCCAAGCAATTATTCTATTGGCCTTATAGTCGAGCCAGCCCCGCCAATAATCATGCAAAAAAACATTGTTCTTGATTATTCATgctaataatatatttttttgtttaatacaTTTGTTAACATTCGAGTGTCTAATAGAAAACAAACTCAGTTAAAGTGacaaaatgataataataacaacTTCAAGAGGGCGTTTATGTattcaacaaacaaacaaaaattataACAAGACGGAATACATAGATGGCCCTTTAAGTTGCCACAACACCGGATAGACATACcaactaaggggtcgtttggttcaaaataaattaTGTTGAGATAAGTTACGCTGGGATTAATTACGCTGGGATAAGTTAtgctgggattagttattcttgttattttttattaactatTTGGTATGTTGGACTAAAAGTATTATACATTGGATAATTtctaaaaagaagaagtttcttCCTTTATCCTGTGATAACTTATTCCACCCATGggaggataagttatcccaagATTATTTTTActcctgggataacttatcccatgaTTACTAACCAAACAAGGGATAAGGAATTGCTAAATTCTTCTCCCaggactatttatgtttatcTTTCAAATGACCCCTAAGTGATTAGAAAGTTTATTTGACACACGTCTCATGGATCCTTCACGCTGATAGCAAAATTTATGTCTTTTACCCAAACTTGATGTATGAACCTCGTAAAAAATGTGTGAACCTTGTAAATTTCGTTTTTTTCTAAGAATTATATGAGCTCCACATTTTCACCATCTTCCTTCCACCTCTTCTTCAACCTCAAAAAGAATTCTAAACGAAAACTTAACCAAATTTGATTCTCTACTTTGCCAACATAACTAATAAACTGGTCGGCTAAGCTTCTAAAATCATCTTAttatgaaaagtgtttttcaaaaaagtatttttgacgAGAAGCATTTGTCTCTAgctaatcaatttaaaaaatatttttgaataaCAATTAATGTTtgaccaaacttttaaaaagtacttcCATGTGTATTTTCTTAAACGTGTTATtcgaaaaagtatttttgaggAAAAACTACTTTTTTCGGTTTTGAAAAACAGTTTTTGCTGCTCCCCCgaaacacttattttctccaaaaaaacaCTTAACCAAAAACcacacttttttaaaataagcactttaaaaaaaacattttttaccTCCCAAAAACTTGACCAAATAACATATTTGACCCATAAAAACTAGATAACCtcttcatattttgtaaatgaaaaataaaatatgcagAGCAAGAGAGGAAGAAAAAGAACCTCAAAGGGGGAGGCGATATTTTAAAgattaagaataaaaaataaagggaaaagggtcatatTTGCTCGTACTCCAACaaataagttatattttttttttattatacctTTTTGATATATTTGGCTTTGTCATCAACTTTCGGGTCATATTTATCCTTATACTCTAGGAAGGGGAGGGGGGAACAAATAGGAACTTACCAATATGTACCGGTCAAACTTGTTTACCGATACAACcgaaatatacaaaacctaattatgtatattatatgcataagtatatatattatatgtatatatatgtatactacaCGTGCATTTtacgtataaatatacataacctatacatttggtcatattttatAAACTAGATTACCCAAAGAATTAGATTGTAATTTTCACGTAAACAATCAACGGGAAGGGGATTGCAGCAAAACAGTAAACGGGTTGGGGCCTGGGGTTAGAAGAACATGGAAGGtgatttttcttatttcttctttatttatttatttttaaatataattggcgtttaattcctttttttaCCCCTAAGACATGACGTTAGCCAAATTATTGGCCCAATTAAACACATCAGCATGTTGTAATTCACGCATAAAGTCTGTCAGAGTTGGGTGTTATGAGCAGGGGCGGACCCACATACGGCATACCGGGGGCTCGAGCACCCATTAGCCCCAATGtaaattatgtatatttatagaGAAATGACTCAAAAGGTATATGGTAACTTAGTAGCACCTAGTGACACATGCTGCACTTATTCTGTACTAGGAGAAGAGTGAGGGTTCGACACTTGTTAGACGCAAATATTCTGTAACTCGAGTCCTTTTTTCCTCCGGTAcatattcttttttccttttcttataaGTACTTtatttatactttatttatttacttttccttttacttGATTTCTACTTAATGATTCTTTCTTAGCTATACTCGTTgacatttccttcttttttcccAATATAGAGTCttccttcttctctttttttactttcttgttTAATTTATGTTTAGTTGTTAAGGTCCTTTTACGTTTATgtatcttttttcaaaaaaataaaataaaaaatcaacatCCAATaacttctcttgtttttcttgaaaaaatttgACAATTTGGCTAAGAAATTCTCCAAGTtagttttttttccccaaaaagtgaaagtctttttttatgatgataatattttttgcaGTTTTCTCATTAATGTTTTAAACTATCGCATTTAAATAATTTTGCACTTATACTATATGATTTGTAGTaactttatatttaaaaaattgagCACCCACGAGCttaaaattctggatccgctACTGCTTCCGACTTTACATTAGTGTGATGGATAGATATGataaatactttttttaaaaacaagtaaTCAAACAAACATTTGTggtaaaaagataaaaaactGACAATTAAATGACAATGAATTGACACTAATTGCATATTAAAAATACCCTTCTGAGAAAAGAATTATAATATTACATTGTCTACGCTTATGCTACAAATATCCCTCAAAATGTCAGCTCTCAACAATTAATTAGCTAGTAAATACACAAAAATGAAAGCATTTTCAAGAAATGAATAGATTATACTGATTAATGATTTTGTAGTAAGTGCTTGGCAGATTCATGATCTTCTCACTAATGTATCTCATTTATTGTttcatttatcatttattataacGTAATTTACTATTTAGTAGTGCAAAAGTATCATAAAAGTAGTTTTAGATAAGGGTAAAAAAAGTCCTTTAATTTTTAATGGGCATTTTCATAATCTAACTTTAAGCTTGGATTTGTTTTTACTCAAATTTAATCCTTGTTGGGATTCAACCTCTACTGAACGTTATGATAGGGGTTGAAGTGTCAAatctaagtgaattgagactgaACTTTACTGGAACTTACTTATGAGTCATGATTGTTGTGCCAAGGGTAGCATGGTGCGCTGAGCTGCAATTTTGTGGTTTTTGTCATTTATTAATTGCGTACTGTTTGATAAGTTTATGCAATCAATAAGGTATTTCTATCACACTAAGATGGCCACAATGACTCAAACTGTGTTAGCATGGTCATTTATGCTATGTTAATGATATTGTTActcttccctccaaatttcatCTTAATTCAAAAGTTTCTCTCTCATCATTCAATTTTACTTTTTCCCAATACATGGAGATTTCtcataaataattaatgttggtattttccctcctttttgatga from Lycium ferocissimum isolate CSIRO_LF1 chromosome 2, AGI_CSIRO_Lferr_CH_V1, whole genome shotgun sequence includes:
- the LOC132042161 gene encoding dihydroceramide fatty acyl 2-hydroxylase FAH2-like, with the protein product MVAQGFIVDLDKPLVYQVGHLGEAYQEWVHQPIVSKEGPRFFESDFWEFLTRTVWWAIPTIWLPVVCYSISISIRMGHTVPEVALMVAFGIFIWTLLEYTLHRFLFHIHTTSYWGNTIHYLLHGCHHKHPMDGLRLVFPPAATAILLVPFWNLIKLLATPSTAPALFGGGLFGYVMYDVTHYYLHHGQPTIEVPKSLKKYHLNHHFRIQNKGFGITSSFWDKVFGTLPQTKSAKNR